Genomic segment of Alcanivorax borkumensis SK2:
CCGCAGGCAAATTCCAGCCAAACGCCAACGAACGGGCCACACCCGCCCCTACCAGCAAAGCGCCGGCCAGCCCAGGGCCAGCGGTAAACGCCACCCCATCCAACTGTTGCGGTTGGGTATTAGCCTCCGTCATGACTTCGCGTATCAATGGCAGCACCCGCTGCACATGATCACGGCTGGCCAGCTCCGGCACCACACCGCCATAGCGAGCATGCATCTCTACTTGGCTATATAAGGCCTGCCCCAATAGCCCCTGCTCGGTGTCATAGATAGCCACGCCGGTTTCGTCGCAGCTCGATTCAATACCCAATACGCGCATGGTGATCAACCCTGTGAAATTGCGTTGCCATGATAGCGATGAACCGTAGGATTTGCATTTCCTCACCACTAGGGTAGAATCCCCGCCTCGCCGCACCCCGGGACCACCTGAGCCCGCGGCGACCCCCATAAACTCTAATTTCTAGGAAGGTGATTCTTCATGCCTCAGGTGAAGGTGAAAGAAGGCGAACCGTTTGATGTGGCCCTGCGCCGTTTCAAGCGTGGCTGTGAAAAAGCGGGTATTCTCTCTGAAGTGCGTCGTCGCGAGCAATACGAGAAGCCCACACAAGAGCGTAAGCGCAAGCGTGCCGCAGCCGTCAAGCGTCACCTTAAAAAACTGCAGCGTGAGCAACTCGCACGCAAACGTTTGTACTAAGGTATAGACGTCTGATGAGTGCGCTCAAAGAGCAGCTCACTGCGGCCATGAAAGACGCCATGCGTGCCAAAGAAAAGGCACGTCTTGGTGTTTTTCGTATGGCGCTTGCAGCAATCAAACAAATTGAAGTGGACGAGCGCATCGACCCTGATGATGCACGTGTACTCGCCCTGCTCGACAAATTGATCAAGCAGCGCAAGGATTCAGCCACACAATACCGTGACGCGAACCGCCCAGAATTGGCGGAAATCGAAGAAGCGGAAATCGTGGTGCTTCAAGAATTCCTCCCCACCCAGCTCACCGATGCGGAAATTGACGCCCTTATCGATGACGCCATGGCTCAAACCGGTGCTTCAGGCATGCAGGACATGGGCAAAGTAATGGGTATTCTCAAGCCGCAATTGCAAGGCCGTGCCGATATGGGCGCAGCTAGCGGTAAGGTTCGCGCTAAACTCGCCTGAGCCAACCATACAGCGTTCCCGCTACGTTTTCCCTTTCATCCCAGTACCTTGGGGCGAAACAGACAGACACACACCTGACACCTTACCAGCCAGCGCCCGCATTAAACTTTCCCCACATCGGCAATTCTGCTTGAATAGCAGCCCACGCAGAGAGTCCGCGCACCATGGCACGCATTCCGGAAAATTTTGTTCAGGACCTTCTGGCTCGTACCGATCTGGTGG
This window contains:
- a CDS encoding GatB/YqeY domain-containing protein, with the protein product MSALKEQLTAAMKDAMRAKEKARLGVFRMALAAIKQIEVDERIDPDDARVLALLDKLIKQRKDSATQYRDANRPELAEIEEAEIVVLQEFLPTQLTDAEIDALIDDAMAQTGASGMQDMGKVMGILKPQLQGRADMGAASGKVRAKLA
- the rpsU gene encoding 30S ribosomal protein S21, which encodes MPQVKVKEGEPFDVALRRFKRGCEKAGILSEVRRREQYEKPTQERKRKRAAAVKRHLKKLQREQLARKRLY